The following are from one region of the Paenibacillus sp. KS-LC4 genome:
- a CDS encoding DinB family protein has protein sequence MSLNAIISYQETTKEIAMLKEKEEYKMLDPIKEGKWSIREIIGHLYYWDKFILEQHIPFMAQGANLIAFPDHDIHNNEGIQYISSFKSVVALIDEFVFTRSQLIEAIDSIKNDIRFTIGSGKRQFTLESYIRIFSEHDIHHLEQIRNKLSH, from the coding sequence ATGAGCTTGAATGCAATCATTAGTTATCAGGAAACAACTAAAGAGATAGCAATGTTAAAAGAAAAGGAAGAGTATAAAATGCTTGACCCTATTAAAGAAGGGAAATGGTCAATTAGAGAAATAATTGGACACCTGTACTATTGGGATAAATTTATTTTAGAACAACATATCCCTTTTATGGCGCAAGGAGCAAATCTAATTGCATTCCCTGATCATGACATTCACAACAATGAAGGGATTCAGTATATCAGTAGCTTCAAGAGCGTGGTTGCTTTAATTGATGAATTTGTATTTACACGAAGCCAACTAATTGAGGCTATTGATAGTATCAAAAACGATATACGATTCACTATTGGTTCTGGCAAACGACAATTTACTCTTGAAAGTTACATCCGTATATTTTCAGAGCATGATATTCATCATTTAGAGCAAATCAGGAATAAACTGTCACATTAA
- a CDS encoding FadR/GntR family transcriptional regulator, translating to MEISPNRPLKSYEWVMNDIKQKMDAGSLAPGDKLSSVADLASSYGVGQSTIREALSALRAMGRLNIRQGSGTYVTAPPEPATASVPSFLYDEAWMDRAETLRHILEVRKVLETGCAALAARNRTEADLTALASILQSMFERLGDEAFSEQADIRFHQELAKATHNPVLLEMMDALSTKLHESMKDTRALWFYAERSTAERLQGEHQAIYDAIAAQQPTDASRLMEAHLSKVESVLLNKLV from the coding sequence ATGGAGATTAGCCCAAACCGGCCGCTCAAAAGCTATGAGTGGGTCATGAATGATATTAAGCAAAAAATGGATGCAGGCTCGCTCGCCCCTGGTGATAAGCTCTCCTCGGTTGCCGATCTTGCCTCCTCTTATGGCGTTGGACAATCCACGATTCGTGAGGCATTAAGCGCGCTGCGCGCCATGGGCAGGCTGAATATTCGCCAAGGCAGCGGCACTTATGTTACCGCTCCGCCGGAGCCTGCTACCGCATCGGTACCAAGCTTTCTTTATGACGAAGCATGGATGGACCGTGCGGAAACGCTGCGCCATATTTTGGAGGTGCGCAAGGTGCTGGAAACCGGCTGCGCTGCGCTGGCTGCACGCAATCGGACCGAAGCCGATTTGACTGCTCTGGCCTCTATCTTGCAGAGCATGTTTGAACGCCTTGGCGATGAGGCCTTCAGCGAACAGGCAGATATCCGCTTCCATCAGGAGCTTGCGAAGGCGACGCATAACCCTGTGCTGCTGGAGATGATGGATGCCTTGTCCACTAAGCTCCACGAAAGCATGAAGGATACGCGGGCGCTATGGTTTTATGCCGAACGCTCAACGGCGGAGCGATTGCAAGGCGAGCACCAAGCAATCTATGATGCCATTGCTGCACAGCAGCCTACAGACGCATCCCGGCTTATGGAGGCTCATCTATCCAAGGTAGAGTCCGTGCTGCTGAACAAGCTTGTGTAA
- a CDS encoding FAD-linked oxidase C-terminal domain-containing protein, translating to MLQETVRQQLLAIVGSDFYKDDPQSLVTHSYDGTPMLQALPDGVIYPASTEQVSAIMKVLNTHRIPVIGRGSGTNLCGGTVPVEGGVVMVMHRMNRILEVDLENLVAIVQPGLITKSFIAHVESLGLFYPPDPSSMAISTIGGNIAECSGGLRGLKYGTTKDYVLGLEAVLASGEIIRTGGKLMKDVAGYDLTKLLVGSEGTLAIITEATLKLVPPPKYKKTMLAMYKDLYGAARTVSKIIESRIIPSTLEFLDNATVRVVDDFAKLGLPLDMEAILLIEQDGETEMVERDIARIEEICRSEQAHSVSIAESPEEALKLLTARRSAFTALARLRPTTILEDATVPRSKIAEMVLEINRIARKHQVTICTFGHAGDGNLHPTATTDARDKEEIHRVEAAFAEIFEAAIRLGGTITGEHGVGLVKSPYLEWKVGSAGIEVMQAVKQAFDPHHLLNPGKIFAKQSRKRVVLQHG from the coding sequence ATGCTGCAGGAAACAGTTCGCCAACAACTGCTCGCTATAGTGGGGAGCGATTTTTATAAAGATGATCCGCAGTCGCTTGTGACTCATTCTTATGATGGTACACCAATGCTGCAAGCGCTTCCAGATGGTGTTATCTACCCTGCGAGCACGGAGCAGGTGAGTGCGATTATGAAGGTGTTGAATACGCATCGCATTCCCGTCATTGGCCGCGGCTCAGGCACGAACTTATGCGGGGGGACTGTTCCCGTCGAGGGCGGAGTAGTGATGGTCATGCACCGGATGAATCGCATTTTGGAGGTTGATCTCGAAAATTTGGTTGCAATTGTTCAGCCCGGACTCATTACAAAATCTTTTATCGCCCATGTGGAGTCGCTCGGTTTATTTTACCCGCCCGATCCGAGCAGTATGGCAATTTCAACTATTGGCGGCAACATTGCGGAATGCTCTGGTGGGCTGCGCGGACTCAAGTACGGCACGACCAAAGATTATGTTCTCGGCCTGGAGGCCGTGCTGGCCAGCGGCGAAATTATTCGTACCGGCGGCAAGCTGATGAAGGATGTAGCGGGGTATGATTTGACCAAGCTGCTCGTCGGCTCGGAAGGGACGCTGGCGATTATTACCGAAGCGACGCTTAAGCTTGTGCCGCCGCCAAAGTACAAGAAGACAATGCTGGCTATGTATAAGGACTTGTATGGTGCAGCGCGAACCGTGTCCAAAATCATTGAGAGCCGCATTATTCCTTCAACGCTCGAATTTCTCGATAATGCAACGGTGCGGGTGGTCGACGACTTTGCCAAGCTTGGCTTGCCGCTCGATATGGAGGCGATTCTGCTCATCGAGCAGGACGGAGAAACGGAAATGGTAGAACGGGACATCGCAAGGATTGAAGAGATTTGCCGAAGCGAGCAGGCGCACAGCGTTAGCATCGCTGAAAGTCCAGAGGAAGCACTCAAGCTGCTGACAGCAAGGCGCAGTGCGTTTACCGCACTTGCACGCTTGCGGCCAACGACGATTCTTGAGGATGCGACGGTGCCCCGCTCCAAAATTGCCGAAATGGTGCTGGAAATTAATCGAATTGCCCGCAAGCATCAAGTGACGATCTGTACCTTCGGCCATGCGGGCGACGGCAATCTGCATCCTACAGCAACGACTGATGCCCGGGATAAGGAAGAAATTCACCGCGTTGAGGCGGCATTTGCGGAAATTTTTGAGGCAGCGATTCGGCTCGGCGGGACGATTACAGGCGAGCATGGCGTTGGCCTAGTGAAATCCCCTTATCTCGAATGGAAGGTCGGCTCCGCAGGCATTGAAGTGATGCAGGCCGTTAAACAGGCGTTCGATCCGCATCATTTACTCAATCCCGGCAAAATATTTGCCAAACAGTCGCGCAAGAGGGTGGTGCTTCAGCATGGTTAA